A section of the Streptomyces sp. SCL15-4 genome encodes:
- a CDS encoding GPW/gp25 family protein, whose protein sequence is MSEEFLGTGWRFPILPDASGRLAYAVGEESIEHCLRALLLTGTGERVMRPALGTRAHELVFAPGSVQNLRDLENSIAAAVRDHEPRVELDEVRAEADPADEGRITVSVVYRVRRSNTKANLVFPFYAGLTGSAVSPGGTP, encoded by the coding sequence ATGAGCGAGGAGTTCCTCGGTACCGGCTGGCGCTTCCCGATCCTGCCCGACGCCTCCGGGCGCCTGGCCTATGCCGTCGGCGAGGAGAGCATCGAGCACTGCCTGCGGGCGCTGCTGCTCACCGGCACCGGCGAGCGGGTCATGCGGCCCGCGCTCGGCACCCGCGCCCATGAGCTGGTGTTCGCGCCCGGCAGCGTGCAGAACCTGCGCGACCTGGAGAACTCGATCGCCGCCGCCGTCCGCGACCACGAGCCGAGAGTGGAACTCGACGAGGTCCGCGCCGAGGCCGACCCGGCCGACGAGGGGCGCATCACCGTCTCGGTGGTCTACCGCGTCCGGCGCAGCAACACCAAGGCGAACCTCGTGTTCCCGTTCTACGCCGGACTCACCGGCTCCGCCGTTTCCCCGGGAGGGACGCCATGA
- a CDS encoding phage baseplate assembly protein V → MSIRTTPRARSTDRRYYGVASAIVVENDGDDEGRVKVKFPWFDDVTVTDWIRVSQPYAGNGYGSVFVPEKGDEVLVAFVHGDMRYPIVLGGLYNGEDKPPTARTGGRDRKTIRTSHGHEVLFDDAADRAAVRITSAAGHVVELDDQGKAIRITAAEGGSVTVTAQGEVTLKAPKVTLDSPSVDLGGGATEPLVLGNALLQAFNTHTHPSPAGPTGPPVPPLTPAVLAKKARTA, encoded by the coding sequence GTGAGCATCAGGACCACACCGCGGGCCCGCAGCACCGACAGGCGGTACTACGGCGTCGCCTCGGCGATCGTCGTGGAGAACGACGGCGACGACGAGGGCCGGGTCAAGGTGAAGTTCCCCTGGTTCGACGACGTCACGGTCACCGACTGGATCCGCGTCAGCCAGCCGTACGCGGGCAACGGCTACGGCTCGGTGTTCGTGCCCGAGAAGGGCGACGAGGTCCTGGTGGCCTTCGTCCACGGGGACATGCGGTACCCGATCGTGCTCGGCGGCCTCTACAACGGCGAGGACAAGCCGCCGACCGCCCGTACCGGGGGCCGCGACCGGAAGACGATCCGGACCAGCCACGGGCACGAGGTGCTCTTCGACGACGCGGCGGACCGGGCCGCCGTGCGGATCACCTCGGCCGCCGGGCACGTGGTGGAGCTGGACGACCAGGGCAAGGCGATCCGGATCACCGCCGCCGAGGGCGGCAGCGTGACCGTGACCGCGCAGGGAGAGGTCACGCTCAAGGCGCCCAAGGTGACCCTCGACTCGCCCTCCGTCGACCTCGGCGGCGGCGCCACCGAGCCCCTGGTGCTGGGCAACGCGCTGCTCCAGGCGTTCAACACCCACACCCACCCGTCCCCCGCCGGGCCCACCGGCCCGCCGGTCCCGCCGCTCACCCCCGCCGTACTGGCCAAGAAGGCGAGGACGGCATGA
- a CDS encoding type IV secretion protein Rhs, translating to MSTPTPEAAPPDRYAPEFEVRIEGLEMDPSTKNDIIDIKVNRDIDEMSGFDLTLNNWDDANLRFKHSDSPSFRLGGRVSVRLGYADKLLTVATGTISTLSPKFTDSASPTVQVSGVDGLLRLKDRKPTENETKIYRNQPDWRIAEQIAQRNHLRAEVTREGPTHDLVVQKNQDDATFLLERAKRLDFDCYILPDPRTGEDTLHFIRPTDGRDGRPIRVYRLAYAPGLSTGPAAQPAGLIPNLLEFTPTLTVSQQVSKVTVRGWDPRTKQPIAFTATAENLPAGQNTADGQSGPQVAESTLQGRQEVLVDAPVGSDQEARELAISLLRERAYEFITATGKVAGLPELRPGDNLEIHGLGRRFSGMYFVKRVEHTLNTGGFFTQFTGRRIHQGDQ from the coding sequence ATGAGCACTCCCACCCCCGAGGCCGCCCCGCCCGACCGGTACGCGCCCGAGTTCGAGGTGCGCATCGAGGGCCTGGAGATGGACCCGTCCACCAAGAACGACATCATCGACATCAAGGTGAACCGGGACATCGACGAGATGTCCGGCTTCGACCTGACCCTCAACAACTGGGACGATGCCAACCTGCGGTTCAAGCACAGCGACTCGCCGTCCTTCAGGCTCGGCGGCCGGGTCTCGGTGCGGCTCGGCTACGCCGACAAGCTGCTCACCGTCGCCACCGGCACCATCTCCACGCTCAGCCCGAAGTTCACCGACAGCGCCTCGCCCACCGTCCAGGTCAGCGGAGTGGACGGGCTGCTGCGGCTGAAGGACCGCAAGCCCACCGAGAACGAGACCAAGATCTACCGCAATCAGCCCGACTGGCGGATCGCCGAGCAGATCGCCCAGCGCAACCACCTGCGGGCCGAGGTCACGCGGGAGGGGCCCACGCACGACCTGGTGGTGCAGAAGAACCAGGACGACGCCACGTTCCTGCTGGAGCGGGCCAAGCGGCTGGACTTCGACTGCTACATCCTGCCGGACCCGAGGACCGGCGAGGACACGCTGCACTTCATCCGGCCGACCGACGGCCGCGACGGACGCCCCATCCGGGTGTACCGGCTGGCCTACGCGCCGGGACTGTCCACCGGCCCCGCCGCCCAGCCCGCGGGCCTGATCCCCAACCTGCTGGAGTTCACCCCGACCCTGACCGTGTCCCAGCAGGTCAGCAAGGTCACCGTGCGCGGCTGGGACCCCCGCACCAAACAGCCCATCGCGTTCACCGCGACCGCGGAGAACCTGCCGGCCGGGCAGAACACCGCCGACGGGCAGAGCGGGCCGCAGGTCGCCGAGTCCACCCTGCAAGGCCGCCAGGAGGTGCTGGTCGACGCACCGGTCGGCAGCGACCAGGAGGCCCGCGAACTGGCGATCAGCCTGCTGCGGGAGCGGGCGTACGAGTTCATCACCGCCACCGGCAAGGTGGCCGGCCTGCCCGAGCTGCGGCCCGGCGACAACCTGGAGATCCACGGCCTCGGACGCCGCTTCTCCGGCATGTACTTCGTCAAACGCGTTGAGCACACCCTCAACACCGGTGGGTTCTTCACCCAGTTCACCGGACGGCGGATCCACCAGGGGGACCAGTGA
- a CDS encoding CIS tube protein → MSVTPVSFARQGAAQARLEIVRPVIADERQRRIPLRFNPTDYKLSKSNTFAEITIPGLETPPLQYVRGGTETLTVQALVDTSDTLENVRKLYVDALRNLLRPDSREHAPPVVRFVWDEEVFTGVVEKLDVNYQLFRPDGVPLRAVLDLSLKEFRTAAVQVAATPRSSPTVEKSYVVRRGDTLSSIAGALYRRPDAWRELARANGITDPRDLRPGRVLTVPRLP, encoded by the coding sequence ATGAGCGTGACGCCCGTGTCCTTCGCCCGCCAGGGAGCGGCCCAGGCCCGCCTGGAGATCGTCCGGCCGGTGATCGCCGACGAGCGGCAGCGGCGGATCCCGCTGCGGTTCAACCCCACCGACTACAAGCTGAGCAAGAGCAACACCTTCGCCGAGATCACCATCCCGGGACTGGAGACCCCGCCGTTGCAGTACGTGCGCGGCGGCACGGAGACCCTCACCGTCCAGGCGCTCGTCGACACCTCCGACACCCTGGAGAACGTACGCAAGCTCTACGTCGACGCGCTGCGCAACCTGCTGCGGCCGGACAGCCGCGAACACGCGCCGCCCGTCGTGCGGTTCGTGTGGGACGAGGAGGTCTTCACCGGCGTCGTGGAGAAGCTGGACGTCAACTACCAGCTGTTCCGTCCGGACGGCGTGCCGCTGCGGGCCGTGCTGGACCTCTCGCTCAAGGAGTTCCGCACCGCCGCCGTGCAGGTCGCCGCCACGCCGCGCTCCTCGCCCACGGTGGAGAAGAGCTACGTGGTGCGCCGCGGCGACACGCTCAGCTCCATCGCCGGCGCGCTGTACCGGCGGCCCGACGCCTGGCGGGAACTGGCGCGCGCCAACGGCATCACCGACCCACGGGACCTGCGGCCGGGCCGCGTGCTGACCGTGCCCCGGCTGCCGTGA
- a CDS encoding putative phage tail protein, translating into MPKVTIHQLEVRFQVDGDDGAVFTRLFNKHIQAWSKLYEDACARAAHTEAERRFGDAEGPS; encoded by the coding sequence GTGCCGAAGGTGACCATTCACCAGCTCGAAGTGCGGTTCCAGGTGGACGGTGACGACGGTGCCGTGTTCACCCGCCTGTTCAACAAGCACATCCAGGCCTGGTCGAAGCTGTACGAGGACGCCTGCGCCCGCGCCGCGCACACCGAGGCCGAACGCCGCTTCGGCGACGCGGAGGGCCCGTCATGA
- a CDS encoding phage tail protein gives MNEDPLPKYRFLVTLDPGDAYLPPAQALLLPLAASGAFQEVTGLGAQLEVTSYPEGGRNDSVHQLPLRHSWNRITLKRGVVRDPGLWAWYQAGLADSLGARRDGAVIVLGPDGVPGAAWAFHGGLAAKWTGPDLHAEQNAIAVESLEIAHEGLDKVMQDAAASGLPRPNRGR, from the coding sequence ATGAACGAGGACCCGCTGCCGAAGTACCGGTTCCTGGTCACCCTCGACCCCGGCGACGCCTATCTGCCCCCCGCGCAGGCGCTGCTGCTGCCGCTGGCCGCCTCCGGTGCCTTCCAGGAGGTCACCGGTCTCGGCGCGCAGCTGGAGGTGACGAGCTATCCGGAGGGCGGCCGCAACGACTCGGTGCACCAGCTGCCGCTGCGCCACTCGTGGAACCGGATCACCCTCAAGCGGGGTGTGGTGCGCGATCCGGGTCTGTGGGCCTGGTACCAGGCCGGGCTCGCCGACTCGCTGGGCGCCCGCCGGGACGGCGCGGTGATCGTCCTCGGCCCGGACGGCGTGCCCGGCGCGGCATGGGCGTTCCACGGCGGTCTCGCCGCCAAGTGGACGGGACCGGATCTGCACGCGGAGCAGAACGCGATCGCCGTGGAGTCGCTGGAGATCGCCCACGAGGGACTGGACAAGGTCATGCAGGACGCCGCGGCGAGCGGCTTGCCGCGACCGAACCGAGGGAGGTGA
- a CDS encoding phage tail sheath family protein, producing MTSEALPGVSLTLAPRGSEAEPLRTDVAAFLGRLRRGPVGVPVRVESWNDVVGAFGAPVSVPRGAEPPDGAFATPYALRGFFENGGRTAWVLRVSGPATTAWTRWTVGPLSDFPTTRYRVLATSPGTWANGARVAIRHQSSTVAGPPTVSVRVTVPGEPPEAFPGLPLAEAADRLAASRFVRLLPDGPPPPPGRPGPISTSWDLTLTGGTESAPARDAYEDAVAAQAELPEPALVALPDLGTDLSGSAHTDVVLELLRSVAPLHDRLAVLDVPPRLSSVDEVAGWVDSLTATGDEGLLDCAAVYHPALRVPDRHGLRTVPASGHVLGVIARLDGERGAHHTPANAVILEAVDLADGFPEPQQARLFDAGIDLVRCTRGRGLTVWGGRTLSADPRTRHIAHRRLVHLLVRAIRRVASPLVFDVNSPELRLTLVRAVTSVLLSAFRAGALAGARPEQAFRVVCDDTINPPEQDPGELVCEIEVAPAVPMEFIRLRLVLGQDRGLEVIEA from the coding sequence ATGACCAGTGAAGCGCTTCCCGGCGTGTCCCTGACGCTCGCGCCGCGCGGGTCCGAGGCGGAGCCGCTGCGCACCGACGTGGCGGCGTTCCTCGGCCGGCTCCGCCGGGGACCGGTCGGTGTCCCGGTGCGGGTCGAGAGCTGGAACGACGTCGTGGGCGCCTTCGGTGCCCCCGTGAGCGTGCCGCGCGGCGCGGAACCGCCGGACGGCGCCTTCGCCACGCCGTACGCGCTGCGCGGCTTCTTCGAGAACGGCGGCCGTACGGCCTGGGTGCTCCGTGTGTCCGGGCCGGCCACCACGGCGTGGACCCGGTGGACGGTCGGTCCGCTGAGCGACTTCCCGACGACGCGCTACCGCGTGCTCGCCACCAGCCCGGGCACCTGGGCCAACGGCGCGCGGGTCGCCATCCGCCACCAGAGCAGCACGGTCGCCGGACCGCCGACGGTGAGCGTACGGGTCACCGTGCCCGGCGAGCCGCCCGAGGCGTTCCCCGGTCTGCCGCTCGCCGAGGCGGCGGACCGGCTGGCCGCCTCCCGCTTCGTGCGGCTGCTCCCGGACGGGCCTCCGCCGCCGCCCGGACGGCCCGGCCCGATCTCGACGTCCTGGGACCTGACACTCACCGGCGGCACCGAGTCCGCGCCGGCCCGCGACGCGTACGAGGACGCCGTGGCCGCGCAGGCCGAACTCCCGGAACCGGCGCTGGTGGCGCTGCCGGACCTCGGCACGGACCTGTCCGGGAGCGCGCACACCGACGTGGTGCTCGAACTGCTGCGCAGCGTCGCCCCGTTGCACGACCGGCTGGCCGTCCTGGACGTCCCGCCCCGGCTGTCCTCCGTGGACGAGGTGGCCGGCTGGGTGGACTCGCTCACGGCCACGGGCGACGAGGGGCTCCTGGACTGCGCCGCCGTCTACCACCCGGCGCTGCGCGTCCCCGACCGGCACGGGCTGCGCACCGTCCCCGCCTCCGGGCACGTCCTCGGTGTCATCGCCCGCCTGGACGGCGAGCGCGGAGCGCACCACACACCCGCCAACGCCGTGATCCTGGAGGCGGTCGACCTGGCGGACGGGTTCCCCGAGCCGCAGCAGGCGCGGCTGTTCGACGCGGGCATCGACCTGGTGCGGTGCACCCGCGGGCGGGGCCTGACGGTGTGGGGCGGGCGCACCCTGTCCGCCGATCCGCGCACCCGCCACATCGCCCACCGCCGCCTCGTACACCTCCTGGTGCGCGCCATCCGCAGGGTGGCGAGCCCGCTGGTGTTCGACGTCAACTCGCCCGAGCTGCGCCTGACGCTGGTGCGGGCCGTCACCTCGGTGCTGCTGTCCGCCTTCCGGGCCGGGGCGCTCGCCGGGGCGCGGCCCGAGCAGGCGTTCCGGGTGGTGTGCGACGACACCATCAACCCGCCCGAGCAGGACCCGGGAGAACTCGTCTGCGAGATCGAGGTCGCCCCGGCCGTCCCCATGGAGTTCATCCGGCTGCGCCTGGTGCTCGGCCAGGACCGAGGTCTGGAGGTGATCGAGGCATGA
- a CDS encoding phage tail protein, with protein MPPVTRDDPYASYNFQIIVTNVSDDGVAVSGSFTEASGLELEIPPIEYRNGSEDITVRKIPGLKKYTNLTFKRGITGHAGFWNWVVEALNGKVRRTSGSIVLLDENRQEAMRWNFDRGWPTKYTGPTLSATKNEIAMETLVLAVEKLEIDV; from the coding sequence ATGCCGCCCGTGACCAGGGACGATCCGTACGCGTCCTACAACTTCCAGATCATCGTGACCAACGTCAGCGACGACGGCGTCGCGGTGAGCGGGTCCTTCACCGAGGCCAGCGGCCTGGAGCTGGAGATCCCGCCGATCGAGTACCGCAACGGCAGCGAGGACATCACCGTCCGCAAGATCCCGGGGCTGAAGAAGTACACCAACCTCACCTTCAAGCGCGGCATCACCGGCCATGCCGGCTTCTGGAACTGGGTGGTCGAGGCGCTCAACGGCAAGGTGCGGCGCACCTCCGGTTCGATCGTGCTCCTCGACGAGAACCGCCAGGAGGCCATGCGCTGGAACTTCGACCGCGGCTGGCCGACCAAGTACACCGGCCCGACCCTGAGCGCCACCAAGAACGAGATCGCCATGGAGACGCTCGTCCTCGCGGTCGAGAAGCTGGAGATCGACGTCTGA
- a CDS encoding phage tail sheath C-terminal domain-containing protein, with protein MAEYLSPGVYIEEIDAGPRPIAGVSTSTAGMVGVTARGPYTGKPKLVTNFLEFQNTFGGFLPEPEAAVRDAWADNPSEGGRWWLFPLAVKGFFDNGGRRLYVKRVAAAQATPASGVLGQGLVSPIATDAARGATSLQLGHLVGFTGVGQQIQIFRGDDQQAVHTTTVSGYDMAKRRITLGAALPAEVRTARGDYVQVGERGTEQTLRLSANSPGAWGTGVQVRVQPLVGAALPVLPDPQEGPLFVTRLVADAAADSGTVEVAAGPGLDPDDLPADVWAQIGPDRYKAEVGRPADGKLTLTLPAGTSHPAWEAGLTVRRVRRGNLAAGRTLRIGGASRLYEGAVVQLDDGTALTAVTVRTAAGDAVTFDRDVPGTFFETDRIHLIEAEVSTRFTDPGGATVTETFPGLRLTGDTPSNLVTALAARSRLVRATALPGMSTDPARFPVPAIGSWLTLADGDDAYESLSVGDFVGTDGGSGRRTGIVALEDIDEVAVCAVPGMWSGTVESSLVTHCELLKDRFAILDPRDGLDIEGIKAFREPFDTKYAALYYPWLVTRDPSAGRDVEVPPSGHMAGVYARVDVERGVHKAPANVVVRGIRQADGFAQDITRRHQDLLNPQGINALRFFPGLGHRVWGARTLSSDASWKYVNVRRLFLFLEESIDEGTQWVVFEPNDESLWALVRQTITNFLTTVWRSGALAGTTADEAFFVACDRTTMTEDDLANGRLICVVGVAPVFPAEFVIFRIQQKTRETQLA; from the coding sequence ATGGCCGAGTATCTGAGCCCCGGGGTCTATATCGAGGAGATCGACGCGGGGCCGCGGCCGATCGCGGGGGTGAGCACCAGCACCGCCGGGATGGTCGGGGTCACCGCTCGCGGGCCGTACACCGGCAAACCCAAACTGGTGACGAACTTCCTGGAGTTCCAGAACACCTTCGGCGGCTTCCTGCCCGAGCCGGAGGCGGCCGTGCGGGACGCGTGGGCGGACAACCCCTCCGAAGGCGGCCGCTGGTGGCTGTTCCCGCTGGCCGTCAAGGGATTCTTCGACAACGGCGGCCGGCGTCTGTACGTCAAACGGGTCGCCGCCGCACAGGCGACGCCCGCCTCGGGCGTTCTCGGCCAGGGCCTGGTGAGCCCGATCGCCACCGATGCCGCGCGCGGCGCGACCAGCCTGCAACTGGGCCACCTGGTCGGCTTCACCGGCGTCGGACAGCAGATCCAGATCTTCCGCGGCGACGACCAGCAGGCCGTCCACACCACCACGGTCTCCGGCTACGACATGGCCAAGCGCCGCATCACGCTGGGCGCCGCCCTGCCCGCCGAGGTCAGGACGGCCCGGGGCGACTACGTCCAGGTCGGGGAGCGCGGCACCGAGCAGACACTGCGGCTGTCGGCGAACAGCCCCGGCGCCTGGGGCACAGGCGTCCAGGTGCGGGTGCAGCCGCTGGTCGGCGCCGCGCTGCCGGTGCTGCCCGACCCGCAGGAAGGCCCGCTGTTCGTCACCCGGCTCGTCGCGGACGCGGCCGCCGACAGCGGGACGGTCGAGGTGGCCGCGGGGCCCGGGCTCGACCCGGACGACCTGCCCGCCGACGTCTGGGCCCAGATCGGCCCCGACCGGTACAAGGCCGAGGTGGGCCGGCCCGCGGACGGCAAGCTCACCCTGACCCTCCCGGCGGGCACCAGCCACCCGGCGTGGGAGGCCGGGCTCACCGTGCGCCGGGTGCGACGGGGCAACCTCGCGGCGGGCCGGACGCTCAGGATCGGCGGCGCGAGCAGGCTGTACGAGGGAGCGGTCGTCCAACTCGACGACGGCACCGCGCTGACCGCCGTGACCGTCCGGACGGCCGCCGGCGACGCCGTCACCTTCGACCGCGACGTACCGGGGACGTTCTTCGAGACCGACCGGATCCATCTGATCGAGGCCGAGGTCAGCACCCGGTTCACCGACCCCGGCGGCGCCACCGTCACCGAGACCTTCCCGGGCCTTCGGCTCACCGGCGACACGCCGTCCAACCTGGTGACCGCCTTGGCCGCCCGGTCGCGGCTGGTCCGGGCCACCGCGCTGCCGGGCATGTCCACCGACCCGGCCAGGTTCCCGGTGCCCGCGATCGGTTCCTGGCTGACACTGGCGGACGGTGACGACGCGTACGAGTCCCTGAGCGTGGGCGACTTCGTCGGCACCGACGGCGGCAGCGGGCGGCGCACGGGGATCGTCGCACTGGAGGACATCGACGAGGTCGCGGTCTGCGCGGTGCCCGGCATGTGGTCCGGCACGGTCGAATCGAGCCTGGTCACCCACTGCGAACTGCTCAAGGACCGGTTCGCGATCCTCGACCCGCGCGACGGCCTCGACATCGAGGGGATCAAGGCGTTCCGCGAGCCGTTCGACACCAAATACGCGGCGCTGTACTACCCGTGGCTGGTCACCCGCGACCCGTCGGCCGGCCGCGATGTCGAGGTTCCGCCGTCGGGCCACATGGCCGGCGTCTACGCCCGGGTGGACGTGGAGCGCGGCGTGCACAAGGCACCCGCCAACGTGGTCGTCCGGGGCATCCGGCAGGCCGACGGATTCGCCCAGGACATCACCCGGCGCCACCAGGACCTGCTGAACCCCCAGGGGATCAACGCGCTGCGCTTCTTCCCGGGCCTCGGCCACCGGGTGTGGGGCGCGCGCACGCTCTCCTCGGACGCCTCCTGGAAGTACGTCAACGTCCGGCGGTTGTTCCTCTTCCTGGAGGAGTCGATCGACGAGGGCACCCAGTGGGTGGTCTTCGAGCCCAACGACGAGTCGCTGTGGGCCCTGGTCCGACAGACCATCACCAACTTCCTCACCACGGTGTGGCGCAGCGGCGCGCTCGCCGGGACCACCGCGGACGAGGCGTTCTTCGTCGCCTGCGACCGCACCACGATGACCGAGGACGACCTCGCCAACGGCCGCCTCATCTGCGTCGTCGGCGTCGCGCCGGTCTTCCCCGCCGAGTTCGTGATCTTCCGGATCCAGCAGAAGACCCGCGAGACCCAGCTCGCCTGA
- a CDS encoding carboxypeptidase-like regulatory domain-containing protein: MSAFLPLARSTLYSPVWLVPYDDYARRVRAAGVDVRLERFDEADGWLPLDDAVVRTPGGALVFPGLGRRAEPWAARPERHRARFAAAGYQPLYPADGQPFSAGLSGVEFPVHPYDDTHPPAAEVSPRLVRLLPAVSFPYPPGTRTVHGVVVDAAGRTPVANALVEARGRTGQDLTPWHERTLTDARGAFRLALRWEGERAAEHAVEETFRLEATERPGRTGSLMVHLPRDTERQHVIEIREQ, from the coding sequence ATGAGCGCCTTCCTGCCCCTCGCCCGGTCGACGCTCTACAGCCCCGTCTGGCTGGTGCCGTACGACGACTACGCACGGCGGGTGCGGGCCGCGGGCGTGGACGTCCGCCTCGAACGGTTCGACGAGGCCGACGGCTGGCTGCCGCTGGACGACGCGGTCGTGCGCACACCCGGCGGAGCCCTCGTCTTCCCCGGGCTCGGCAGGCGGGCGGAACCGTGGGCGGCCCGGCCGGAGCGCCACCGGGCCCGCTTCGCGGCCGCCGGCTACCAGCCGCTGTACCCGGCCGACGGCCAGCCGTTCTCGGCCGGCCTCTCGGGCGTCGAGTTCCCGGTCCACCCGTACGACGACACCCATCCGCCCGCCGCCGAGGTCTCGCCGCGGCTGGTCCGGCTGCTGCCGGCGGTCTCCTTCCCGTACCCGCCGGGTACGCGCACCGTCCACGGCGTCGTGGTCGACGCCGCCGGCCGGACGCCGGTCGCGAACGCGCTCGTCGAGGCCCGGGGGCGGACCGGCCAGGACCTGACACCGTGGCACGAACGCACGCTCACCGACGCCCGGGGAGCCTTCCGGCTCGCCCTGCGCTGGGAGGGCGAGAGAGCCGCCGAGCACGCGGTCGAGGAGACGTTCCGCCTCGAGGCCACCGAGCGGCCGGGCCGGACCGGGTCGCTCATGGTGCACCTGCCCCGGGACACGGAGCGGCAGCACGTCATCGAGATCCGTGAGCAGTGA
- a CDS encoding DUF4255 domain-containing protein, with protein MGDFGVIADVSSVVVSTLTRALRGLSQVEPPIAELNDLSETVQTPPPKLTVFLYEIAEDPTSRNRPPVRSQPPEPPTSRKPPMALLLRYLITPWGGDQATQHRMLGRALQTFYDDAILDGAQLSGGLAGSVDSLHLTLTPLALDQKSWVWYAIQKPYRLSLNYEVRVVNLDSAVETAVRPVRSRTVEGTAMP; from the coding sequence ATGGGTGACTTCGGTGTGATCGCCGATGTCTCGTCGGTCGTCGTGAGCACGCTGACGCGGGCCCTGCGCGGGCTCAGCCAGGTGGAACCGCCGATCGCGGAACTGAACGACCTGTCCGAGACGGTGCAGACACCGCCCCCGAAACTCACCGTGTTCCTCTACGAGATCGCCGAGGACCCCACCTCGCGCAACCGGCCGCCGGTGCGCTCCCAGCCGCCCGAACCGCCGACCAGCCGCAAACCGCCGATGGCCCTGCTGCTGCGGTACCTGATCACTCCCTGGGGTGGCGACCAGGCGACCCAGCACCGGATGCTCGGACGCGCTCTGCAGACCTTCTACGACGACGCGATCCTGGACGGCGCGCAGCTCTCCGGCGGCCTGGCCGGCAGCGTCGACTCGCTGCACCTCACGCTGACACCGCTGGCCCTCGACCAGAAGTCCTGGGTCTGGTACGCGATCCAGAAGCCGTACCGGCTCTCACTGAACTACGAGGTCCGCGTCGTCAACCTGGACTCCGCCGTGGAGACGGCGGTGCGGCCGGTGCGGAGCCGGACCGTGGAGGGGACGGCGATGCCATGA